The Styela clava chromosome 13, kaStyClav1.hap1.2, whole genome shotgun sequence genome has a window encoding:
- the LOC120332757 gene encoding high affinity choline transporter 1-like — MALQVPGLIAVIVLYILILVVGIWATWKAKNQESTTESILVGGRNMGIFLSFMSLTASWIGGPTVNGAAEGMYDPYQGLLWVAPAMFGFSLSLVLNGMFFVNTMRGKGYVTLVDPMQAKLGLVVGVILSTVQVVCDLFYEAATLVVLGGTLEIISGIPNVWAVVLSSAVCVVYTMFGGLYSIAYTDVLQILFVVLGLVIAIPFMLTNEVVSSISETAYTGPDGWLGTWDNNYTGSYIDLWLMTLLGGIPIQDVYQKVLGSKSLKNARLTCILAGYASCAISTLPMIIGAGAKSTNWTVIDYKNANGSSPFDLGDQAIILPLMLSYTVPVVVSIIGLGVIAAASMSSLDAALLSTSSVFARNIYQAVIRPKASDKEIVWIIRISVVVVSALSIMIALSVNTVLGLVYLCGDFYYCLVFPQFTSVLFLDPNAYGSIPALIIGFLLRIGAGERFINFEPFIPFPSEGNYPYRTVAMVASFFILTVFSYIAKFLFEKRYIPEKYDFLNSNLANGGRTNKLKVIEVKLDSKN, encoded by the exons ATGGCGCTGCAAGTTCCAGGACTTATTGCTGTAATTGTGTTATACATTTTGATTCTTGTGGTTGGAATATGGGCGACATGGAAAGCGAAAAATCAGGAATCAACAACTGAATCGATTTTAGTCGGAGGAAGAAATATGGGAATATTTTTGTCGTTCATGTCTTTAACTG CGTCGTGGATCGGCGGGCCCACAGTCAACGGCGCCGCAGAGGGCATGTACGATCCCTATCAAGGGTTGTTGTGGGTAGCACCAGCTATGTTTGGATTTAGCTTGTCGCTCGTTCTGAATGGAATGTTCTTCGTGAACACGATGCGTGGAAAG GGATATGTCACACTGGTTGATCCAATGCAAGCTAAACTTGGTTTAGTTGTTGGTGTAATTCTCTCAACAGTGCAAGTGGTGTGCGATTTATTTTATGAGGCTGCAACTTTGGTTGTGCTAG GTGGAACTCTAGAGATTATCAGTGGAATACCGAACGTTTGGGCTGTTGTGCTATCTTCAGCAGTTTGCGTTGTTTACACTATGTTTGGTGGCTTGTATTCTATTGCTTATACGGATGTTCTTCAAATACTTTTTGTTGTATTAGGACTG GTTATCGCCATACCATTCATGCTTACAAATGAAGTAGTATCGAGTATCAGCGAAACAGCATACACAGGTCCTGATGGTTGGCTTGGAACATGGGACAACAACTACACAGGATCGTATATTGACTTATGGCTGATGAct TTGTTGGGTGGAATCCCAATTCAGGATGTTTATCAAAAAGTATTGGGCTCTAAATCTTTGAAAAATGCTCGACTTACCTGCATACTTGCTGGATACGCGAGCTGCGCAATTTCCACACTTCCAATGATCATTGGGGCAGGCGCGAAAAGTACAA ATTGGACTGTGATTGATTACAAAAATGCAAATGGTTCAAGTCCTTTCGATCTCGGCGACCAAGCAATAATATTGCCTCTGATGTTAAGCTATACAGTTCCTGTAGTCGTTTCTATCATTGGATTAGGTGTGATTGCAGCAGCGTCAATGTCGTCACTAGATGCAGCTTTATTGTCAACATCGAGCGTATTTGCAAGAAATATCTATCAAGCAGTTATACGACCAAAG GCTTCTGATAAAGAGATTGTTTGGATTATCAGGATAAGCGTGGTTGTAGTTTCAGCTTTGTCAATAATGATAGCATTGTCCGTAAACACCGTTCTTGGACTCGTATATCTTTGTGGCGACTTCTACTACTGTTTGGTATTTCCGCAG TTCACTTCAGTTTTGTTCCTGGATCCCAACGCATACGGATCAATTCCGGCCTTAATTATTGGATTTCTCTTGAGAATCGGTGCTGGTGAAAGATTCATAAATTTTGAACCATTTATTCCCTTTCCCAGCGAAGGAAACTATCCATACAGAACCGTAGCTATGGTCGCTTCGTTCTTTATTCTCACAGTTTTTTCATACATTGCCAAATTTCTTTTCGAAAAAAGATATATTcctgaaaaatatgattttctgaATAGCAACCTCGCTAACGGAGGAAGAACAAACAAATTGAAAGTGATTGAAGTAAAGCTGGATTCAAAAAACTGA
- the LOC120333224 gene encoding uncharacterized protein LOC120333224 — translation MGSNINCRFKRGCNANQCDPSPWNQPGFSLEEYLERKSFPITCETGVYDDVLNLHAAVSDNRRLVEALENEMKQKIAETNRKIANINKQLESNDKANCPLRYLNHCFYVYLLKQSIDLKKAKLFCASRGAKAANVYSETHLSTLMKKIRLYVSTRSVYMWTGMRADSKTGVVMLRDGTPAPYVRWAKTKYPDAGETGVFILVNSDSFAKDQGMGTDPPTWALDGIICEI, via the exons ATGGGCAGTAACATTAATTGTCGTTTCAAACGAGGATGCAACGCCAACCAATGCGATCCCTCACCATGGAATCAACCCGGTTTCAGTCTTGAAGAATATTTGGAACGGAAGTCGTTTCCTATAACTTGTGAAACAGGAGTTTATGACGATGTTTTAAATCTCCATGCTGCTGTTTCTGATAATCGTCGACTAGTGGAAGCTCTCGAAAATG AAATGAAGCAAAAAATAGCAgaaacaaatagaaaaattgcCAACATCAATAAACAACTGGAATCCAATGATAAAG CGAATTGCCCGCTTCGTTATCTGAATCACTGCTTTTACGTATACTtattaaaacaaagcattgatttgaaaaaagcaaaattatttTGCGCTTCCAGAGGAGCAAAAGCAGCGAATGTCTATTCAGAAACTCATCTTTCTactttgatgaaaaaaattcgACTATATGTATCAACACGCTCGGTGTATATGTGGACAGGAATGAGAGCAGATTCAAAA ACTGGCGTTGTGATGTTACGCGATGGTACACCGGCACCATATGTGAGGTGGGCCAAAACTAAGTATCCGGATGCAGGAGAAACTGGTGTCTTCATCCTCGTAAACAGCGATTCATTTGCAAAAGATCAAGGAATGGGAACTGATCCACCAACTTGGGCATTGGATGGCATAATTTGTGAAATATAA
- the LOC120333338 gene encoding high affinity choline transporter 1-like yields the protein MAVQVPGLISVIVFYVLILVVGIWATRKVKNQNSITETENMLVGGRNMGIFLSFMSLTASWITGPTVNGAAEGVYNSNQGLLWVAPALFGYSLSLVLNGIFFVNKMRGKGYVTLVDPMQAKLGLVAGVILSAVQMVCDLFFQAATLVVLGGTLETISGIPNVWAVLLSSAVCVFYTMFGGLYSIAYTDVIQIVFVVVGLVIAIPFVLTSEVVSSISETAYTGPDGWLGTWDDNFTGSYIDLWLMTLMGGIPIQDIYQKVLGSNSLKNAQLTCILAGLTSCAICTLPVIIGAGAKSANWTIIDYKDANGSSPFDLGDQAIILPLILNYTVPVVVSIIGLGVIAAASMSSLDAALLSTSSVFARNVYQAVIRKKASDRELVWVIRIAVVIVSALSILIALSVNSVLGLLYLAGDFFYCLVFPQFTSVLFLDPNAYGAIPALIVGLILRVAAGESSLDFEPLFEFPGEGNYPFRTVAMVTSFFTLTVFSYIAKFLFERGYIPKKYDFLKSNLANEE from the exons GAAGAAATATGGGAATCTTTTTGTCGTTTATGTCCTTGACTG CATCTTGGATCACCGGACCCACAGTCAACGGCGCTGCGGAAGGTGTGTACAATTCCAATCAAGGCCTTTTGTGGGTAGCACCAGCTTTATTTGGATATAGCTTATCGTTAGTCCTGAATGGAATTTTCTTCGTGAACAAAATGCGTGGAAAA gGATATGTCACACTGGTTGATCCAATGCAAGCTAAACTTGGTTTAGTCGCTGGTGTAATTCTTTCTGCAGTACAAATGGTGTGTGATTTATTCTTTCAGGCTGCAACTTTGGTTGTTCTGG GTGGAACTCTGGAAACTATAAGTGGAATACCAAACGTTTGGGCTGTTTTGCTATCTTCCGCAGTTTGCGTTTTTTACACTATGTTTGGTGGATTATATTCAATTGCTTATACAGATGTCATACAAATAGTTTTCGTTGTCGTTGGATTG GTTATTGCCATACCATTCGTGCTTACAAGTGAAGTGGTATCTAGTATCAGCGAAACAGCATACACAGGTCCTGATGGTTGGCTTGGAACGTGGGACGACAACTTCACAGGATCGTATATTGACTTATGGCTAATGACT CTGATGGGTGGAATCCCAATTCAGGATATTTATCAAAAAGTATTGGGCTCTAACTCTTTGAAAAATGCTCAACTTACTTGTATACTTGCTGGACTCACAAGCTGCGCAATTTGTACTCTTCCGGTGATCATCGGAGCTGGTGCCAAAAGTGCAA ATTGGACTATCATTGATTATAAAGATGCAAATGGTTCAAGTCCTTTCGATCTCGGTGATCAAGCAATAATTCTGCCCCTGATTTTAAATTACACTGTTCCGGTAGTCGTTTCTATCATTGGATTAGGAGTGATTGCAGCAGCGTCGATGTCGTCACTAGATGCTGCTTTATTGTCAACATCCAGTGTATTTGCAAGGAATGTTTATCAAGCCGTTATACGAAAAAAG GCTTCTGATAGAGAGTTAGTTTGGGTTATCAGGATAGCCGTGGTAATTGTTTCAGCTTTATCGATATTGATAGCGCTGTCTGTGAATAGCGTTCTCGGACTCCTATATTTAGCTGGAGATTTTTTCTACTGTTTGGTATTTCCACAG tTCACTTCAGTTTTGTTCTTGGACCCCAATGCATACGGAGCAATTCCTGCCTTGATTGTTGGTTTAATATTGAGGGTCGCAGCTGGTGAAAGTTCTTTAGATTTTGAACCATTATTCGAATTTCCTGGTGAAGGAAACTACCCATTCAGAACCGTAGCTATGGTTACGTCTTTCTTTACTCTTACTGTTTTTTCGTATATTGCAAAATTTCTCTTCGAAAGAGGATATATtcctaaaaaatatgattttttgaaaaGCAACCTTGCCAACGAAGAATGA